Genomic window (Pseudomonas xantholysinigenes):
GCCTTGTGCCGCGAAAGGGCTGCAAAGCAGCCCCGGCAATCTTGAATTGAAGCGGCCATGTCGCAAAAAATCGCCAAGACCTTCAAAGGTCTGCCCCCAAGGCTCTGATTCATGTGCAAGGAAACCGATTCGTGACAGACCTGCTTTCCACCCGCCTGGGCAATACCTCGCAGTTCATGGCGCGTCAGCGCATCCAGGGGCGGATCAACCTGCCGCAGATGTTCGCCGCCATCGATGCCGATCCACGGATCGTCGGGGCGGGCGTGGTGTACATCGACGCCGACTACAACGTCATCACCTTGCGTGAGTTCCAGCCGATCTGCAGCATCCGTCCCAAGCGCGTGATCCTGCGCGAGATCAAGAAGTACCAGACCCCCGACCAGTACACCCAGCAGTTGCAGCACAACCCGCGTGAGTCGCGGGTGGTCAAGGAGGCGGTCAACACCACGCTCTCCTGTGCAGGTGCCGTGATTGGCTGGTTCGTGGTGTTCAGTGGCACCATTGCCGCGCCATTTTCCGGTGGCACCAGCCTGGTGCTGACCTACATCGGTGGTGCTGCCGCCACCGCCAGTAGCATCCAGTGCAGTATCGGTGTCATACGCACGGTGCGTGAAGTGACCAACCCGGCGGCCAACGATGCCCTGGATGAGAGCCAGTGGTACCAAGCCGCCTCGAAAGTACTTGATGGTGTTTCCCTGCTGGGTGTCGGCGCGTCGGGGCTTAGCACGTTGAAGTACCTGCAGGTACACAGGGCCGCAACCGGGCGTAGCTGGCTGGAACTGTCCAAGAGCCTCAGTCGTCAGCAGCGCAAGGCGCTGACCGATGAACTGTTGTCGATCAAGCACCCAAGCCTGACGGCCAAGCAGATCAAGTTGCAGCAGGCTGCTGGGACCATGACCAAGCGCTATACGCCGACCGAGATCAGCCATGCCACGCAGACCCTGATGCGCGACTCGCTCGGCGCCACCTTGGGACTGGCTGGCAGTGCGACGGTACAGAGCATCGCCGTGGGGCTCTACGAGGAAGTCGAATGATGATGACGCCGGCAGACTTCCAGGCCTTCATGCGTCGTTACTTCGCGACATTCTTGCTGGGTTTTTTCATGTGCGTGATTTCTGCGGCGTTGTCATCGGGCCAATGGATAGACAGCCATTGGCGTCACCACCCGGACAACCCCTCGTACACCCTGCTGGCCAGTGCCTTGTCCACCTTGTTGTTGTGTGGTGGGCACTTGGCGATGGTCCGTGGCCGTATCTGGGCCATGTGGTTGGTCCTGCCCGTGCCGGCAGTGGCCTTGTTGATGACGCTGAGCCTGGTCGGCAGCGGTTTGAATGCCGTGCTACTGGCGATCATGCTGGTGCTTCCTCTGCTCGCGCTGCTGGTCTTCAACAGTGGTCGCCATCGGGAAATGCGCCGGCGCCTGATAGAGCTGCGTCAGCTGAGGCGCTGACGCATGACGTGTCAGATGCAACTCAAGGACTTTCTCCGACGCTACTTCGGCGTTTTCATCGGTGCGTTCTTCGCCTCGATCATCGCCGTTGCCTGGACCTTTGCCCTGGCCTGGAGCAGCTATTGCCGCAATTGCGCGCAGGATGGCCTGTTCCCCCTGGGCCTTTATGGCCTGTTTGCGCTGTTCGCTTTGGGCCATGGCGCCGTGGTGCGTGGGCGGGCTTGGGGTACCTGGCTGATCGCCGGCATGTGCATCGCGTGCATGCTGATCACCTTGCCCACCTATGGGCACAGGCCGAACCTATTCATCTACACCGGCAGCCTGTTGGCGGCATTGGCGGCATTGGTGGCCTTGCTGCTGCTCAACAGCCAGCGCTATCGAGAGATGCGCAAGCGGCTGGCGGAGTATCGCCAGCAGCGGCGCCAGGCACGTCGCTAGGGGCGGCAAGATCCCGCATCACTTCTCTGCTCCCGCTCCTGGCTCTCATCACCATACTTGCCCTCGGATCGCCCGCTCGTCGCCGCAGTGGGTATGGTGTTGATAATGCTGGTTCGGTGGTTATACTAACCACCAATCGGCCAGCCCAAGGAATGGGTTCATGAACAGCCGTGAAATGATTTCGGTGATCGAGGCGGATGGTTGGTACCTGGTGCGTTGCAAAGGCAGCCACCATCACTTCAAGCACCCTGACAAACCTGGGCTGGTAACCATCCCGCACCCGAAGAAGGACCTGCTGCCCGCCACCGCGGCCAGCATCCTGCGCCAGGCGCGGATCGTCTACGCCAGCTGACGAGGAGGCTTAATCCCATGTTGTTTCCCATCGCCATCCTTCCCGGTGACGACCAGTACGCCTGGGGCGTTGAAGTGCCGGACATCCCTGGCTGCTTTTCGGCGGGTGAAGACCTCGACAACGCCATCGCCATGGCCCGCGAGGCGATCGAGGGCCATCTCGAGCTGCTCGCCCAGGACCAGCAGGAAATTCCCAAGGCCAGCAAGGTCGCCGTGCATGCGGCCAATCCGGCCTATGCCGGCTGCACCTGGGCGTTGATCGATATCGATATCACCCGCTACCTGGGCAAGGCCGAAAAGCTCAACATCACCCTGCCGGCCTACCTGCTCACCCGTATCGACAGCTATGTGCAGAACCACCCCGAACACAAGAGCCGCTCGGGCTTCCTGGCCGAGGCGGCGCTGAAGATCCTCCAGGGCGAGGGTAAGTAGTCAGGCCGTGCCACCGGTGGGCAGGCGCACGCTGACGCGCAGCCCGCCGCTTGCGCGGTTGCGCAGGACCAATTCACCGCCATGACTGGCAGCAATGCGCTGGGCGATGCTCAGCCCCAGGCCGTAACCGCCCGAGGCCTGGTTGCGCGAGCCCTCGCCGCGCACGAACGGGTCGGTGACGGTCGCCAGCAAACCCGGCGCGATGCCGGGGCCACGGTCGTCGATGTGGATGCACACCTCATGGCGGGTGCTTTCCAGGGTGACCGACACCTCCCGGGCATAGCGCAGGGCATTGACCAGCAGGTTCTGCAGGCAACGTTGCAGCAACAGCGCATCGACCCGTGCCTGGCCCGCCTGGCCACGAATGGGCAACGGTTCTTCAGCGCTGGCAAGGTCGGCGCACAAGCGGGCCACCAGGCGATCGAGGTCCACTTGTTGCAGGTTCTGCTGCTCGCCCGCGCGCAGGTAGTCGAGCACCTGGCCGATCATCCCGTCCATCTGCGCGATGTTGTGGCGCAGGCGTTCCTTGTGTTCACCGTCTTCCAGCCGTTCCAGGCGCAGGCGCATGCGCGTCAGCGGTGTGCGCAGGTCGTGGGACACCGCAGCGAGAAAGTACGCCTTGTCGTTGACCATGCCGATCAGCCGCTGCTGCATGGCGTTGAAGGCCTGGGCGGCCTGGCGCACTTCCTCGGGGCCATCCAGCGGCAGCGGCGCTTGCGCGAGATTGTGGCCTAGGCCCCGGGCGGCGTCGGCCAGGCGGCGCAGCGGGCGCAGGCACAGGCGCACCGCCAGCAGGCACACCA
Coding sequences:
- a CDS encoding ATP-binding protein — protein: MRWLRRLWPRTLFGQLLLIMISGTLVIQLLSSSIWFDVRFAQVLEAPVRLIAARSAPLIAQADCHGAALALPRHYQVRCAEAVPAAEHDERRGHRRIELLLHQALAYELGRDPQARLLKVQLTDEQGQPIVWRSLFGLRTAQAHLEFAVPLVDGHWLIIDGQELQGWSGESAWVLISDYLLRVYALRIVAVLLVCLLAVRLCLRPLRRLADAARGLGHNLAQAPLPLDGPEEVRQAAQAFNAMQQRLIGMVNDKAYFLAAVSHDLRTPLTRMRLRLERLEDGEHKERLRHNIAQMDGMIGQVLDYLRAGEQQNLQQVDLDRLVARLCADLASAEEPLPIRGQAGQARVDALLLQRCLQNLLVNALRYAREVSVTLESTRHEVCIHIDDRGPGIAPGLLATVTDPFVRGEGSRNQASGGYGLGLSIAQRIAASHGGELVLRNRASGGLRVSVRLPTGGTA
- a CDS encoding type II toxin-antitoxin system HicB family antitoxin — translated: MLFPIAILPGDDQYAWGVEVPDIPGCFSAGEDLDNAIAMAREAIEGHLELLAQDQQEIPKASKVAVHAANPAYAGCTWALIDIDITRYLGKAEKLNITLPAYLLTRIDSYVQNHPEHKSRSGFLAEAALKILQGEGK
- a CDS encoding type II toxin-antitoxin system HicA family toxin; this translates as MNSREMISVIEADGWYLVRCKGSHHHFKHPDKPGLVTIPHPKKDLLPATAASILRQARIVYAS
- a CDS encoding NAD synthetase; translated protein: MARQRIQGRINLPQMFAAIDADPRIVGAGVVYIDADYNVITLREFQPICSIRPKRVILREIKKYQTPDQYTQQLQHNPRESRVVKEAVNTTLSCAGAVIGWFVVFSGTIAAPFSGGTSLVLTYIGGAAATASSIQCSIGVIRTVREVTNPAANDALDESQWYQAASKVLDGVSLLGVGASGLSTLKYLQVHRAATGRSWLELSKSLSRQQRKALTDELLSIKHPSLTAKQIKLQQAAGTMTKRYTPTEISHATQTLMRDSLGATLGLAGSATVQSIAVGLYEEVE